A stretch of Methanococcus voltae PS DNA encodes these proteins:
- the cbiT gene encoding precorrin-6Y C5,15-methyltransferase (decarboxylating) subunit CbiT: MIKDDEFIRNDGVPITKEEIRALSLSKLNLIHSDSVIDIGCGSGGMTIEMAKIAKKAYAMDNSEDAINTTKANLEKFNIGNCELISGDAKEELEKVLKKLKESNESNELNALPSENLKIFIGGTQNIEEILKIANKYSIKTIVSNTIVVNTGLKIAEILENYGYEIDLINMNVSYGRKIKSGYMMIARNPITIITAKK; the protein is encoded by the coding sequence TTGATTAAAGATGACGAATTTATTAGAAATGATGGCGTACCGATAACAAAAGAAGAAATTAGAGCATTGAGCTTATCAAAACTAAATTTAATACATAGTGATAGTGTGATAGATATCGGATGCGGTAGCGGGGGGATGACCATAGAAATGGCCAAAATCGCTAAAAAAGCTTATGCAATGGATAACAGTGAAGATGCAATTAATACGACAAAAGCAAACTTGGAAAAATTTAATATTGGGAACTGCGAGCTAATCTCTGGAGATGCGAAGGAAGAATTGGAAAAAGTATTGAAAAAATTAAAAGAATCGAATGAATCAAATGAATTAAACGCATTGCCTTCAGAAAATTTAAAGATATTTATCGGCGGTACTCAAAATATTGAGGAGATTTTGAAAATAGCTAATAAATATAGCATAAAAACAATTGTTTCGAATACTATTGTAGTAAATACCGGTTTAAAAATTGCTGAAATTTTAGAAAATTATGGTTATGAGATTGATTTGATAAATATGAATGTTTCATATGGTAGAAAAATAAAATCAGGATACATGATGATTGCAAGAAACCCGATTACCATTATAACTGCTAAAAAGTAA
- the radA gene encoding DNA repair and recombination protein RadA, producing the protein MSDNLTDLPGVGPSTAEKLVEAGYIDFMKIATATVGELTDIEGISEKAAAKMIMGARDLCDLGFKSGIDLLKQRSTVWKLSTSSSELDSVLGGGLESQSVTEFAGVFGSGKTQIMHQSCVNLQNPEFLFYDEEAVSKGEVAQPKAVYIDTEGTFRPERIMQMAEHAGIDGQTVLDNTFVARAYNSDMQMLFAEKIEDLIQEGNNIKLVVIDSLTSTFRNEYTGRGKLAERQQKLGRHMATLNKLADLFNCVVLVTNQVSAKPDAFFGMAEQAIGGHIVGHAATFRFFVRKGKGDKRVAKLYDSPHLPDAEAIFRITEKGIQD; encoded by the coding sequence ATGAGTGATAATTTAACTGATTTGCCAGGAGTAGGTCCTTCAACCGCTGAAAAATTAGTAGAAGCTGGTTACATAGACTTTATGAAAATAGCTACTGCAACAGTAGGGGAGTTAACCGATATTGAAGGCATAAGTGAAAAAGCAGCCGCTAAAATGATTATGGGTGCAAGAGATTTATGTGATTTGGGTTTTAAAAGTGGTATTGACTTATTGAAACAAAGAAGTACAGTATGGAAGCTATCAACAAGTAGCAGTGAATTAGACAGCGTATTGGGTGGCGGATTAGAAAGCCAGTCAGTAACTGAATTCGCAGGTGTTTTTGGTAGTGGTAAAACCCAGATTATGCACCAAAGTTGTGTAAATTTACAAAACCCAGAATTTTTATTCTACGACGAAGAGGCAGTATCTAAAGGGGAAGTAGCACAACCAAAAGCTGTTTACATCGATACGGAAGGTACATTCAGACCTGAAAGAATTATGCAAATGGCAGAGCACGCAGGAATTGATGGTCAAACAGTTTTAGACAATACATTCGTTGCAAGAGCTTATAACTCAGATATGCAAATGTTATTCGCTGAAAAGATAGAAGACCTTATACAAGAAGGAAACAACATTAAATTAGTTGTAATTGACTCTTTAACCAGTACTTTCAGAAATGAATACACTGGTAGAGGAAAATTAGCTGAGAGACAACAGAAATTAGGTAGGCACATGGCTACATTAAACAAGTTAGCAGACCTTTTTAACTGTGTTGTACTCGTTACAAACCAGGTTTCAGCAAAACCGGACGCATTCTTTGGTATGGCAGAACAAGCAATCGGTGGTCACATTGTAGGTCACGCAGCTACCTTCAGATTCTTTGTTAGAAAAGGAAAAGGCGACAAGAGAGTTGCTAAATTATACGACTCACCACACTTGCCAGATGCAGAGGCAATCTTTAGAATTACTGAAAAAGGTATTCAAGATTAA
- a CDS encoding acetylornithine transaminase — MPNLERLSERTQKIINDESENIIHTYGRLPIVITKGEGMKVYDVDGNEYLDFLAGIAVNNMGHCHPEIVEALKSQIDNLMHISNIYYNIPQVELGKKLVELSGLGKSFFCNSGAEANEAAIKLARKYGKQISSKKGFIKSGEVISMEHSFHGRTLTTITATPKPKYQEGFEPLPTGFRYAPFNDIEALKEMVSEHTSAIIIEPVQGEGGIYPVDKEYLKEVRKICDELDIILIFDEVQCGMGRTGKMFAYENYEVVPDIVTLAKALGNGFPIGAIVAKKEVAEAFQPGSHGTTFGGNPMACATSLKTLELLENQLEHTSEIGAYFKSKLNELKDKYEFITEVRGLGLMLGIQLTINGSEFVPKMLEKGYLINCTSDTVLRFVPPLIVEKEHIDSLINSLDEIFSKIE, encoded by the coding sequence ATGCCGAATTTAGAAAGATTATCAGAAAGGACTCAAAAAATAATTAATGACGAAAGTGAAAATATAATTCATACCTATGGACGATTACCTATTGTAATTACAAAAGGGGAAGGTATGAAAGTTTATGACGTTGATGGGAATGAATACCTTGACTTTTTGGCAGGTATTGCAGTTAATAATATGGGACATTGTCATCCTGAAATTGTTGAAGCCCTAAAATCGCAAATCGACAACTTGATGCATATTTCAAACATTTACTATAATATCCCACAAGTTGAACTAGGTAAAAAACTTGTTGAATTGAGTGGGTTGGGCAAGTCTTTCTTTTGCAACAGTGGTGCAGAAGCAAATGAAGCTGCAATAAAGCTTGCTCGTAAATATGGTAAGCAAATCAGTAGCAAAAAAGGATTTATTAAAAGCGGAGAAGTTATCTCTATGGAACACTCATTCCACGGTAGAACATTAACGACAATTACTGCTACCCCTAAACCAAAATACCAGGAGGGATTTGAACCATTACCAACAGGTTTTAGATATGCTCCTTTTAATGATATAGAAGCACTTAAAGAAATGGTTTCAGAACATACATCCGCTATAATCATCGAACCAGTTCAAGGGGAAGGTGGTATTTACCCAGTTGATAAAGAATACTTAAAAGAAGTTAGAAAAATTTGTGATGAACTCGATATTATATTGATATTTGATGAAGTTCAGTGCGGTATGGGAAGAACTGGAAAAATGTTTGCATACGAAAACTACGAAGTAGTGCCAGACATTGTAACACTCGCCAAAGCTCTTGGAAATGGTTTCCCAATTGGTGCCATTGTTGCTAAAAAAGAAGTTGCAGAAGCTTTCCAACCTGGAAGTCACGGTACCACATTTGGTGGCAACCCTATGGCTTGCGCTACGTCATTAAAAACTTTGGAATTACTCGAAAATCAGCTTGAGCATACTTCTGAAATAGGTGCGTACTTTAAAAGTAAATTAAATGAGTTAAAAGACAAGTACGAGTTCATTACCGAAGTTAGAGGACTTGGACTTATGTTAGGAATTCAATTAACAATTAACGGCTCAGAATTTGTACCTAAAATGCTTGAAAAAGGATACTTAATAAACTGTACCTCAGATACCGTTTTAAGGTTTGTACCACCTTTAATAGTTGAAAAAGAGCATATAGACAGCTTAATAAATTCATTGGATGAAATATTTTCAAAAATAGAGTAA
- a CDS encoding ATP-binding protein yields MYNIELDFDEEYFVNTYGSKIKKFIKDELAINTVRDNVFEFDIKKFMHENIEACDITDHLYENPKLSEDTIFQIFKEAYLELFSTNESKNLEKELEKIQIAFKNPVGCDRKIDEITSSEINNLVKFEGDITSSGKVGALLKKACFVCPSCGNIQYKTVRDYFMPLKMYCRNQNCGTEMKLDHDSSTYTNIQELEVQQPIDLMKNPDDPPMSIKTFLENSNGIYSGRVDVVGTIMKRQVKPNAPVYEMYVRSNSAHLNENFQKIEVRDIIRDGEKVELLKELGKNKNIIDILSQFLIPQIKGHDLVKKAILLQQVKGCIKYLPDGSGLRNDSHILLITDPGIGKSTMLRRIAELFPQNGYASVTTATGGGLTANVVRESTEIGDGWVVKPGVFVKANQGTACIDELTVDKNVMKFILEAMESQTIHINKGGINVKLPAKCAVLAACNPKYGRFDRNLGVVEQLNMPQPLLSRFDLIFPLKDNPDRKRDAEIADHILSTHYESATKQYDVLADLNVGGITVDDELLKNYIIFARTCAYIDDNKNLYLRETDSKLLKTPSLNKNSMKMIKDFYVDMRKHGEGNNPIPITARQLEAVVRISEMHAKARLSDKVNEKDTKVAIDIIEECLKQVAFDPETGTFDIDKGMGKIPKSKMDKMNTVMDIIRELSAVSENKLANKDDIIDRAEEFHIKEIEVEDLLEKLSKNAEVFSPKFGKYRLI; encoded by the coding sequence ATGTACAATATTGAATTAGACTTTGATGAAGAATACTTCGTAAATACGTACGGTTCTAAGATTAAAAAATTTATAAAAGACGAACTAGCAATAAATACGGTTCGAGACAACGTTTTTGAATTTGATATAAAAAAGTTTATGCACGAAAATATCGAAGCCTGTGATATTACAGACCACTTATACGAAAATCCAAAATTGTCTGAAGATACAATATTCCAAATTTTCAAAGAAGCCTATTTAGAACTTTTTTCTACAAACGAATCAAAAAACTTAGAAAAGGAACTCGAAAAAATACAAATAGCATTCAAAAATCCCGTAGGCTGTGATAGGAAAATAGACGAAATAACGTCCTCCGAAATTAATAACTTGGTTAAATTCGAGGGTGACATTACATCTTCGGGTAAGGTAGGCGCACTTTTGAAAAAGGCATGTTTTGTATGCCCAAGTTGTGGAAATATTCAGTATAAAACAGTTAGGGACTACTTTATGCCCTTAAAAATGTACTGTAGGAATCAGAATTGTGGAACCGAAATGAAACTTGACCATGATAGTTCTACTTATACGAATATCCAAGAATTAGAAGTCCAACAGCCAATTGATTTAATGAAAAATCCTGACGACCCACCAATGAGTATAAAAACTTTCCTGGAAAATTCAAACGGAATTTATTCAGGTAGGGTCGATGTAGTAGGAACAATAATGAAGAGGCAAGTAAAACCTAATGCACCAGTTTATGAGATGTATGTAAGAAGTAATTCCGCTCATTTAAATGAGAACTTTCAGAAAATAGAGGTTAGGGACATAATAAGAGATGGAGAAAAAGTAGAGTTGCTTAAGGAGTTGGGTAAAAACAAAAATATCATTGATATACTTTCACAATTCTTAATACCTCAAATTAAGGGACATGATTTAGTAAAGAAGGCAATTTTATTGCAACAAGTTAAAGGTTGTATTAAATATTTGCCCGATGGTTCAGGATTAAGGAATGATAGCCACATTTTATTAATTACTGACCCAGGTATTGGTAAATCTACAATGTTACGAAGAATAGCGGAACTGTTCCCACAAAACGGTTATGCTTCAGTTACTACAGCAACCGGTGGTGGTTTAACTGCAAACGTTGTAAGGGAATCTACAGAAATCGGTGATGGTTGGGTAGTTAAACCAGGTGTTTTTGTCAAAGCTAACCAAGGTACGGCTTGTATAGATGAATTAACAGTTGATAAAAACGTTATGAAATTTATATTGGAAGCGATGGAGAGTCAAACAATACACATTAATAAAGGGGGTATAAATGTTAAATTGCCTGCGAAATGTGCAGTTTTGGCAGCTTGTAACCCTAAATACGGTAGATTCGATAGAAATTTGGGTGTAGTGGAACAGTTAAATATGCCCCAGCCTTTATTGAGCAGATTTGATTTAATATTCCCTTTAAAAGATAATCCCGATAGAAAAAGAGACGCAGAGATTGCAGACCACATTTTAAGTACACACTATGAGAGTGCCACAAAACAGTACGACGTATTAGCAGATTTAAATGTTGGTGGAATAACTGTGGATGATGAGCTTTTAAAGAATTACATCATATTTGCGAGGACTTGTGCTTATATAGACGACAATAAGAACTTGTATTTACGAGAAACTGATTCAAAGCTTTTAAAAACTCCAAGTTTGAACAAAAATTCTATGAAAATGATTAAGGATTTCTATGTAGATATGCGTAAACACGGCGAAGGCAATAATCCAATACCTATAACCGCAAGACAGCTCGAAGCAGTCGTTAGGATATCCGAAATGCACGCAAAAGCTAGATTATCCGATAAAGTAAACGAAAAGGACACTAAAGTTGCAATCGATATAATTGAAGAATGTTTAAAACAAGTAGCCTTTGACCCCGAAACAGGCACCTTTGATATAGATAAAGGTATGGGTAAGATTCCAAAATCTAAGATGGATAAAATGAACACTGTTATGGACATAATAAGAGAATTATCCGCAGTAAGTGAAAATAAACTTGCTAACAAAGATGATATTATCGATAGGGCAGAAGAATTCCATATTAAAGAAATTGAAGTCGAAGATTTATTGGAAAAATTATCTAAAAATGCAGAAGTGTTTTCACCTAAATTTGGGAAGTATAGGCTTATCTAA